AATAATCTAGCTATCTAGCCAGAAATTGCAAGAAACGACCTGATCAATGACCACAAAAAAACCGCTGTTCCGAAGACACAGCAGTTTGATTGAAAATATATTGTTCAACTAGCGGCGTAGACCGAGACGCTGGATAATTTCAGCGTATTTCTCTAGGTTGTGGCGCTTAAGGTAGTCGAGGAGCTTACGGCGGCGGCTGGTCATTTTGATCAGCCCTCGGCGTGAGTGATAATCTTTGCGGTGCGTCCGCAGGTGTTCGGTCAAATGGTTGATGCGTGCGCTGAGGAGCGCAATCTGCACTTCGCATGACCCTGTGTCGGAGTCATGGACCTTGTAGTCGTTGATGATATTATCTTTATCGAGATAGTGTGACATATGATATTTTTGAGTGCACAGCCTTTGGATTGAGAGCCTTCCCAATCGCGAAATAAGCCGAAGCCAATCTCGCCGCTTAACCTCGAAAATCGAGGAGCTGAGGAGGGGAGTTGTCTCCAACGCCCTCTTGCGCAAAAGATCA
The nucleotide sequence above comes from Opitutales bacterium. Encoded proteins:
- the rpsO gene encoding 30S ribosomal protein S15 yields the protein MSHYLDKDNIINDYKVHDSDTGSCEVQIALLSARINHLTEHLRTHRKDYHSRRGLIKMTSRRRKLLDYLKRHNLEKYAEIIQRLGLRR